The following are encoded together in the Streptomyces sp. NBC_00341 genome:
- a CDS encoding type II toxin-antitoxin system VapB family antitoxin, which translates to MIFKRIGNGQPYPDHGRESTRQWADVAPRPVRLDQLVTTKGQLDLETLLAEDSTFYGDLFAHVVKWQGDLYLEDGLHRAVRAALQQRQVLHARVLELG; encoded by the coding sequence GTGATCTTCAAGCGCATCGGAAATGGGCAGCCTTATCCCGACCACGGCCGGGAAAGCACCCGGCAGTGGGCGGACGTCGCGCCGCGCCCGGTCCGCCTCGACCAGCTCGTGACCACCAAGGGCCAGCTGGATCTCGAAACCCTGCTCGCCGAGGACTCCACCTTCTACGGCGATCTGTTCGCGCACGTCGTGAAGTGGCAGGGCGACCTCTACCTGGAGGACGGACTGCACCGCGCCGTCCGGGCCGCGCTCCAGCAGCGCCAGGTACTGCACGCCCGCGTGCTCGAACTCGGCTGA
- a CDS encoding DoxX family protein yields the protein MLFVLYTVVTVVTAAVNTMSAVLDFRRYEPILVNMEKAGVPASSLFKLGMLKAAGAAGLLVGFAVPLIGTAAAVGLALFFVGAIAVHLRARDHGYWLPGIFLLLAVGSLVLGVAHRGAW from the coding sequence ATGCTGTTCGTCCTCTACACCGTGGTCACCGTGGTGACCGCCGCCGTCAACACCATGTCCGCGGTGCTCGACTTCCGCCGCTACGAACCGATCCTCGTCAACATGGAGAAGGCGGGAGTGCCCGCCTCCTCGCTGTTCAAGCTGGGCATGCTCAAGGCGGCGGGGGCCGCCGGGCTGCTCGTCGGCTTCGCCGTCCCGCTGATCGGCACGGCCGCCGCGGTAGGGCTCGCGCTGTTCTTCGTCGGAGCCATCGCCGTCCATCTGCGCGCCCGCGACCACGGGTACTGGCTCCCCGGCATCTTCCTGCTGCTGGCCGTCGGCTCCCTCGTGCTGGGGGTGGCCCACCGAGGGGCCTGGTGA
- the sigJ gene encoding RNA polymerase sigma factor SigJ, which translates to MYEPAPGPRPGTEPGPGPGDATEVFVDHRELLFSLVYNMLGSVTDTEDVLQETWLSWTARHETSDAERIESPRAYLVRIAVNKALSRRADISRRRETYVGTWLPEPLVSTADTPPPPDDETADRAERAESVSMAMLVVLETLSPLERAVFILHEVFGYAHTETARILGRSPAAVRQLAHRARAHVQARRPRHRPDPLLHRRVTERFLDAVFGGDLAALMRLLAPDVTLWADGGGKSPAAGPHPVHGRDNVARLLISRASHREGLEIAYRQVNGDPAAVLFSGDTPFAVMVLDLAPGGERISDIYNVANPDKLPPAERES; encoded by the coding sequence ATGTACGAGCCCGCCCCCGGCCCCCGGCCCGGAACAGAGCCGGGCCCCGGCCCCGGCGACGCCACCGAGGTGTTCGTCGACCATCGCGAGCTGCTGTTCTCACTCGTCTACAACATGCTCGGCAGCGTCACCGACACCGAGGACGTCCTCCAGGAGACCTGGCTCTCCTGGACCGCCCGCCACGAGACGTCCGACGCGGAGCGGATCGAGAGCCCGCGCGCCTACCTCGTACGGATCGCCGTGAACAAGGCCCTCTCCCGCCGGGCCGACATCAGCCGCCGCCGCGAGACGTACGTCGGTACGTGGCTGCCGGAACCGCTCGTCTCGACCGCAGACACCCCGCCCCCGCCGGACGACGAGACCGCGGACCGGGCGGAGCGGGCCGAGTCCGTGTCGATGGCGATGCTCGTCGTGCTGGAGACGCTGAGCCCGCTGGAACGGGCCGTCTTCATCCTGCACGAGGTGTTCGGCTACGCGCACACGGAGACCGCCCGGATCCTGGGCCGCAGCCCCGCCGCCGTGCGGCAGCTGGCCCACCGCGCCCGCGCCCACGTGCAGGCCCGCCGGCCGCGCCACCGCCCCGATCCGCTGCTGCACCGGCGGGTCACAGAACGCTTCCTGGACGCGGTGTTCGGCGGCGACCTGGCCGCGCTGATGCGGCTGCTCGCCCCCGACGTCACCCTCTGGGCCGACGGCGGCGGGAAGTCCCCGGCGGCCGGACCGCACCCGGTGCACGGCCGCGACAACGTCGCCCGGCTGCTGATCTCCCGCGCCTCGCACCGCGAGGGCCTGGAGATCGCCTACCGGCAGGTCAACGGCGACCCGGCCGCGGTGCTGTTCAGCGGCGACACCCCGTTCGCCGTGATGGTCCTCGACCTGGCCCCCGGCGGTGAGCGGATCAGCGACATCTACAACGTCGCCAACCCCGACAAGCTGCCGCCCGCAGAGCGCGAGAGCTGA
- the tadA gene encoding tRNA adenosine(34) deaminase TadA, whose amino-acid sequence MRRALDEADRAAAAGDVPVGAVVLAPDGALLAAGHNEREATGDPTAHAEILALRRAAAALGEWRLSGCTLVVTLEPCTMCAGALVQSRVARVVYGARDEKAGAAGSLWDVVRDRRLNHRPEVIPGVLEADCAAPLTAFFRHR is encoded by the coding sequence ATGCGCCGTGCCCTGGACGAGGCCGACCGGGCGGCGGCGGCCGGCGATGTGCCGGTCGGCGCCGTCGTCCTCGCCCCGGACGGCGCGCTGCTCGCCGCGGGACACAACGAACGCGAGGCGACCGGCGACCCGACCGCCCACGCCGAGATCCTCGCGCTGCGCCGGGCCGCCGCCGCGCTCGGCGAATGGCGGCTGTCCGGATGCACCCTGGTGGTCACCCTGGAGCCCTGCACGATGTGCGCGGGCGCCCTGGTGCAGTCCCGGGTGGCCCGGGTCGTCTACGGGGCCCGGGACGAGAAGGCCGGAGCGGCCGGCTCGCTCTGGGACGTCGTGCGCGACCGCCGGCTCAACCACCGCCCCGAGGTGATCCCCGGAGTGCTGGAAGCCGACTGCGCGGCCCCTCTCACCGCCTTCTTCCGCCACCGCTGA
- a CDS encoding tubulin-like doman-containing protein: MKIFQPMLFVGLGGTGGLVGAELERKLRAELCGPDGVALSHLGGHAPYQLPDCLQFVYADYSESDLQRLPQFNVDPSLRAAYARTSRATHNLLPNFDSSPEVTKMLRASLRDEVSDWLPPRTDEPKVTPLHNGAGQLPTVGRAALFATLRHSLAPVLEPLLQAIDAIARSAGELAELGGGKATGCDVFVAFSVAGGTGAGIFLDYLHLINYAFQLRRFDGVKIYPLVVMPSSFSASGGGGREAELNAARALVDLFRLVDGQNAPTEGEEIGDLDHSPGIGIRYPGMTPIRLRTGILPTAFLFSPTAGIRQDDLRRSIVSLVMSLVGTELGDGRSRGRATAADDDFQTFAASFINRGVQRSAVSPTGIGRQGVSTSLVASMTAPMDQLADLVAGRLLRKAVTDLVERPRATLRESAVPMIRQLFTDAQLEELWERKQLDVPEPDPLPRGSKAIEQALAERSADMQRLLSDLQFKADRQAASMADRFSPRPAIDKLLQTVDPFLAERVVRGVPGSDERIARLGFLGMLNSRAGAPPRPQGVTEQPPKNPRIKGRLAGMSPARWGDDDVQDALRAQDRWYQWRSRTVWHEAWREQQQRWQSHADTAGTDLGRLVNAFRKHSDQERKVSAQKGLELYEDRTGISYLLPPQRTLNHFYEDLVTRLIRREGLREHDDEAALLLKMIDGDTWRQVHTLSRRSPDSAVAVVKAQLEGRITRLFAESGEQLEERPLLPPMGTLLAAAAGDADAADQVSKEALDLFGRKLTGLLPVGFTPEGTGPLRVLITHPRVQAVDEVKEYLGKTLRLPADAKNSVDYRGVESDSITVVLFRSEMSLTQVPEARKVLRQWARAKESEQAQDVLRWRQRLGYRDSWMVSSEEDRRTILHRLLCCMWNGQVDVVDGDPASPDRVRLRLFPETGPSVPGVRLRLGDFPGGVSSWAELLRAYERWTVLDDERTVEDYCQGLMSAQPLGLARTGSEPHPLFVELVEKIAPHQLELLAERRERGGERVEGWVRPLWEFWAETLPAALDAEFGDQRAVQPTLRTLLEHVRGGTPKPRAHKEFPEPRRPVADDDDWGTSPGASSGYAASPSGNGGGGGGAAYRDREPYPEPERAPRRGHEPYPGSEPAARPEREAYGAPYREREEREEHADREPYPEPSARPDREPYRDRERAPYDPLAQDPDDDVSGGGSWRTTPQDRTDRPAPWDKDSRGRSTHRDDDHGDDDNGRYRRGFLDGDAE, from the coding sequence ATGAAGATCTTCCAGCCGATGCTCTTCGTCGGACTGGGCGGCACCGGTGGTCTGGTCGGCGCGGAACTGGAGCGCAAGCTGCGCGCCGAACTGTGCGGTCCGGACGGTGTCGCGCTCAGCCACCTGGGCGGCCACGCCCCCTACCAGCTGCCGGACTGCCTGCAGTTCGTGTACGCGGACTACAGCGAGTCCGACCTGCAGCGGCTGCCGCAGTTCAATGTGGACCCCTCGCTGCGGGCCGCGTACGCCCGCACCTCCCGGGCCACCCACAACCTGCTCCCCAACTTCGACAGTTCGCCCGAAGTGACCAAGATGCTGCGGGCCAGCCTGCGCGACGAGGTCTCCGACTGGCTGCCGCCGCGCACCGACGAACCGAAGGTCACCCCGCTGCACAACGGTGCGGGCCAGCTGCCCACCGTCGGCAGGGCCGCGCTCTTCGCGACGCTCAGGCACAGCCTGGCCCCCGTCCTTGAACCGCTGCTCCAGGCGATCGACGCGATCGCCAGGTCCGCCGGTGAGCTGGCCGAACTCGGCGGCGGCAAGGCCACCGGCTGCGATGTGTTCGTCGCCTTCTCGGTGGCCGGGGGCACCGGCGCCGGGATCTTCCTGGACTACCTGCACCTGATCAACTACGCGTTCCAGCTGCGCCGTTTCGACGGGGTGAAGATCTACCCGCTGGTCGTGATGCCGTCCTCCTTCTCCGCGTCCGGCGGTGGCGGCCGGGAGGCGGAGCTGAACGCGGCCCGCGCCCTGGTCGACCTGTTCCGGCTGGTGGACGGGCAGAACGCGCCGACAGAGGGCGAGGAGATCGGCGACCTGGACCACAGCCCCGGGATCGGCATCCGCTACCCCGGCATGACGCCGATCCGGCTGCGGACCGGCATCCTGCCCACCGCGTTCCTGTTCAGCCCGACCGCGGGCATCCGCCAGGACGACCTGCGCCGCTCCATCGTCTCCCTGGTGATGTCGCTGGTCGGCACCGAGCTGGGCGACGGGCGCTCCCGCGGCCGGGCGACGGCGGCGGACGACGACTTCCAGACGTTCGCCGCGAGCTTCATCAACCGGGGGGTGCAGCGCAGCGCCGTGTCCCCGACCGGGATCGGCAGACAGGGCGTCTCCACCAGCCTGGTGGCCTCCATGACCGCGCCGATGGACCAGCTGGCCGATCTGGTGGCCGGCCGGCTGCTGCGCAAGGCGGTCACGGACCTGGTGGAACGGCCGCGCGCCACGCTGCGGGAGAGCGCCGTGCCGATGATCCGGCAGCTGTTCACCGACGCCCAGCTCGAAGAGCTGTGGGAGCGCAAGCAGTTGGACGTGCCGGAGCCCGATCCGCTGCCGCGCGGCAGCAAGGCCATCGAGCAGGCGCTGGCCGAGCGCAGTGCGGACATGCAGCGGCTGCTGTCCGACCTCCAGTTCAAGGCCGACCGGCAGGCCGCCTCGATGGCCGACCGGTTCTCGCCGCGCCCCGCCATCGACAAGCTCCTCCAGACCGTGGACCCGTTCCTGGCCGAACGCGTCGTACGGGGCGTCCCCGGCAGCGACGAGCGGATCGCCCGGCTCGGCTTCCTGGGCATGCTCAACAGCCGGGCCGGCGCACCCCCGCGCCCGCAGGGGGTGACGGAACAGCCGCCCAAGAACCCCCGGATCAAGGGCCGGCTGGCCGGGATGTCCCCGGCGCGCTGGGGCGACGACGACGTGCAGGACGCGCTCCGGGCGCAGGACAGGTGGTACCAGTGGCGCAGCCGCACCGTCTGGCACGAGGCCTGGCGCGAGCAGCAGCAGCGCTGGCAGTCCCACGCGGACACCGCCGGCACCGATCTGGGCCGCCTGGTGAACGCCTTCCGCAAACACTCCGACCAGGAGCGCAAGGTCTCGGCGCAGAAGGGCCTCGAACTGTACGAGGACCGCACCGGCATCTCGTACCTGCTGCCGCCCCAGCGCACCCTCAACCACTTCTACGAGGACCTGGTCACCCGGCTGATCCGCCGGGAGGGGCTGCGGGAGCACGACGACGAGGCCGCGCTGCTGCTCAAGATGATCGACGGCGACACCTGGCGCCAGGTGCACACGCTGAGCCGGCGCAGCCCGGACAGCGCCGTCGCCGTCGTCAAGGCGCAGTTGGAGGGCCGGATCACCCGGCTGTTCGCGGAGAGCGGCGAGCAGCTGGAGGAGCGGCCGCTGTTGCCCCCGATGGGCACCCTGCTGGCCGCCGCCGCGGGTGACGCGGATGCCGCGGACCAGGTCAGCAAGGAGGCCCTCGACCTGTTCGGCCGGAAACTCACCGGGCTGCTGCCGGTGGGCTTCACCCCGGAGGGCACCGGACCGCTGCGGGTCCTGATCACCCATCCCCGGGTGCAGGCCGTGGACGAGGTGAAGGAGTACCTCGGCAAGACGCTGCGGCTGCCGGCCGACGCGAAGAACTCGGTGGACTACCGGGGCGTGGAGAGCGACTCGATCACGGTGGTCCTGTTCCGCAGCGAGATGAGCCTCACCCAGGTGCCGGAGGCCCGCAAGGTGCTGCGGCAGTGGGCCAGGGCGAAGGAGTCCGAGCAGGCCCAGGACGTGCTGCGCTGGCGTCAGCGGCTCGGTTACCGCGACAGCTGGATGGTGAGCAGCGAGGAGGACCGCCGCACGATCCTGCACCGGTTGCTGTGCTGCATGTGGAACGGCCAGGTGGACGTCGTGGACGGTGACCCCGCGTCGCCGGACCGGGTGCGGCTGCGGCTGTTCCCGGAGACGGGCCCGAGCGTGCCCGGGGTCCGGCTGCGGCTCGGTGACTTCCCCGGCGGGGTGTCGAGCTGGGCGGAGCTGCTGCGGGCGTACGAGCGCTGGACCGTGCTCGACGACGAGCGGACCGTCGAGGACTACTGCCAGGGGCTGATGAGCGCCCAGCCGCTGGGGCTGGCCAGGACCGGCAGCGAGCCGCATCCGCTCTTCGTCGAGCTGGTCGAGAAGATCGCCCCGCACCAGCTGGAGCTGCTGGCCGAGCGCAGGGAGCGGGGCGGCGAACGGGTCGAGGGCTGGGTCCGGCCGCTGTGGGAGTTCTGGGCGGAGACTCTGCCGGCCGCGCTGGACGCCGAGTTCGGGGACCAGCGCGCGGTGCAACCGACCCTGCGCACCCTGCTGGAGCACGTGCGCGGCGGTACGCCGAAGCCCCGGGCCCACAAGGAGTTCCCGGAGCCCCGGCGCCCGGTGGCCGATGACGACGACTGGGGCACCTCGCCGGGCGCCTCCAGCGGCTACGCGGCCTCCCCGAGCGGCAACGGTGGTGGCGGTGGCGGTGCGGCGTACCGGGACCGCGAGCCGTACCCCGAACCCGAACGCGCCCCCCGGCGCGGCCACGAGCCGTACCCCGGGTCCGAGCCCGCCGCACGGCCGGAGCGCGAGGCGTACGGAGCGCCGTACCGGGAGCGGGAGGAGCGGGAGGAGCACGCGGACCGCGAGCCGTACCCCGAACCCTCCGCACGGCCGGACCGCGAGCCGTACCGGGACCGGGAGCGCGCGCCGTACGACCCGCTGGCGCAGGACCCGGACGACGACGTGTCCGGCGGCGGCTCCTGGCGCACCACGCCGCAGGACCGTACCGACAGGCCGGCGCCCTGGGACAAGGACTCCCGCGGCCGGAGCACGCACCGGGACGACGATCACGGCGACGACGACAACGGCCGCTACCGGCGCGGGTTCCTGGACGGTGATGCGGAGTGA
- a CDS encoding YciI family protein: MKYMVMVQGSQAGYEAMRGNASAGAPAWSEKDVRAMFAFMGAVNDDLAESGELIDANGLTEPARTRFVQAGEDGRPVITDGPYGETKEVLAGYWVLDCESLERVTEIAARVAQCPVPAGSPNSAVVIRPIDDLGGDV, translated from the coding sequence ATGAAGTACATGGTGATGGTGCAGGGCTCGCAGGCCGGCTACGAGGCGATGCGCGGCAACGCGAGCGCCGGTGCCCCGGCCTGGAGCGAGAAGGACGTGCGGGCGATGTTCGCGTTCATGGGCGCGGTCAACGACGATCTCGCCGAGAGCGGTGAGCTCATCGACGCCAACGGGCTCACCGAACCGGCCAGGACCCGGTTCGTCCAGGCGGGCGAGGACGGCCGTCCGGTGATCACCGACGGTCCGTACGGGGAGACCAAGGAGGTGCTCGCCGGGTACTGGGTGCTCGACTGCGAGAGCCTGGAACGGGTCACCGAGATCGCCGCGCGCGTCGCGCAGTGCCCGGTGCCCGCCGGTTCGCCCAACAGCGCGGTGGTCATCCGGCCGATCGACGACCTCGGAGGCGATGTGTGA
- the upp gene encoding uracil phosphoribosyltransferase: MRIHVVDHPLVAHKLTTLRDKRTDSPTFRRLADELVTLLAYEATRDVRTEQVDIETPVTPTTGVKLSYPRPLVVPILRAGLGMLDGMVRLLPTAEVGFLGMIRDEETLQASTYASRMPEDLSGRQVYVLDPMLATGGTLVAAIRELIKRGADDVTAVVLLAAPEGVEVMERELAGTPVTVVTASVDERLNEHGYIVPGLGDAGDRMYGTAD, from the coding sequence ATGCGGATCCACGTCGTCGACCACCCGCTGGTCGCGCACAAACTCACCACCCTGCGCGACAAGCGCACCGACTCCCCGACCTTCCGGCGCCTCGCCGACGAGCTGGTCACCCTGCTCGCGTACGAGGCCACCCGCGATGTGCGCACCGAGCAGGTCGACATCGAGACCCCGGTGACACCCACCACCGGAGTGAAGCTCTCGTACCCGCGGCCCCTGGTCGTGCCGATCCTGCGGGCCGGCCTCGGCATGCTCGACGGCATGGTGCGGCTGCTGCCGACCGCGGAGGTGGGCTTCCTGGGCATGATCCGCGACGAGGAGACGCTCCAGGCGTCCACGTACGCGTCCCGGATGCCCGAGGACCTCTCGGGCCGCCAGGTGTACGTCCTGGACCCGATGCTGGCCACCGGCGGCACCCTGGTCGCGGCCATCCGGGAGCTGATCAAGCGCGGTGCGGACGACGTCACCGCCGTCGTGCTGCTCGCCGCGCCCGAGGGCGTCGAGGTGATGGAGCGCGAGCTGGCGGGTACGCCGGTCACCGTGGTCACCGCCTCGGTCGACGAGCGCCTCAACGAGCACGGCTACATCGTGCCGGGCCTGGGCGACGCGGGTGACCGGATGTACGGCACCGCCGACTAG
- a CDS encoding HhH-GPD-type base excision DNA repair protein encodes MTKSDNGRDITLRIAQQPEADELLARSPLAALVGMLLDQQVPMEWAFSGPYALAQRMGGDDLDAHEIATYDPEAFIELFTAKPALHRYPGSMAKRVQQLCQYLVAQYDGAASAVWDDAATGAELRKRLNALPGYGTQKSQIFLALLGKQFGVRPPGWREAAGPYGEDGSHRSVADITGPESLAEVRAYKQETKQAAKAAKAAAKGR; translated from the coding sequence ATGACCAAGAGCGACAACGGACGAGACATCACCCTCCGGATCGCCCAGCAGCCGGAGGCGGACGAGCTCCTCGCGCGCAGTCCGCTCGCCGCCCTCGTGGGCATGCTGCTGGACCAGCAGGTGCCGATGGAGTGGGCCTTCTCCGGCCCGTACGCCCTGGCGCAGCGGATGGGCGGGGACGATCTGGACGCCCATGAGATCGCCACGTACGACCCCGAGGCGTTCATCGAGCTGTTCACCGCCAAACCCGCGTTGCACCGGTATCCGGGCTCCATGGCCAAGCGGGTGCAGCAGCTGTGCCAGTACCTGGTGGCGCAGTACGACGGTGCGGCGAGCGCGGTGTGGGACGACGCCGCCACCGGGGCCGAGCTGCGGAAGCGGCTGAACGCGCTGCCCGGGTACGGCACCCAGAAGTCGCAGATCTTCCTGGCGCTGCTGGGCAAGCAGTTCGGCGTCCGGCCACCGGGCTGGCGCGAGGCGGCGGGCCCGTACGGGGAGGACGGCTCGCACCGCTCGGTCGCCGACATCACCGGCCCCGAGTCGCTCGCCGAGGTCCGGGCGTACAAGCAGGAGACCAAACAGGCCGCCAAAGCCGCGAAGGCCGCCGCCAAGGGCAGATAA
- a CDS encoding LytR C-terminal domain-containing protein, with product MGGKYRITGDKYPRMRRPRRRSKLVLATVASVVALGVAGWGTLQLIDVFTGGDKTASAADRKADCPSAKPSAQAVALPKPAKIKVNVYNATPRGGLAKAAADELKKRGFAIGKVGNAPAAYDKKVAGSGILLGAPTAVNGTFPVLGTQLPGAATKTDARKTADVDLIIGTKFKAFSTPRAASTALTALLKPSPAPSSC from the coding sequence ATGGGCGGAAAGTACCGCATCACGGGTGACAAGTACCCGCGCATGCGGCGCCCCCGCCGCCGCAGCAAACTGGTCCTCGCGACCGTCGCCTCCGTGGTCGCCCTAGGCGTGGCCGGATGGGGCACGCTGCAGCTCATCGATGTCTTCACGGGCGGCGACAAGACGGCCAGCGCGGCCGACCGCAAGGCGGACTGCCCGTCCGCCAAGCCGTCCGCGCAGGCCGTGGCGCTGCCGAAGCCCGCGAAGATCAAGGTCAACGTCTACAACGCGACCCCGCGCGGCGGGCTCGCGAAGGCGGCGGCCGATGAGCTGAAGAAGCGCGGGTTCGCGATCGGCAAGGTCGGCAACGCCCCGGCCGCGTACGACAAGAAGGTCGCCGGGAGCGGCATACTGCTGGGCGCTCCGACCGCGGTCAACGGCACCTTCCCGGTGCTCGGCACGCAGCTGCCGGGTGCCGCGACGAAGACCGACGCCCGCAAGACCGCGGACGTCGATCTGATCATCGGTACGAAGTTCAAGGCGTTCAGCACGCCCCGGGCGGCCTCCACCGCACTGACCGCCCTGCTCAAGCCCTCCCCCGCACCGTCCTCCTGCTGA
- a CDS encoding RNA polymerase sigma factor yields the protein MRRTSEVEDLLRLHAPQVLGALVRRYGHFDPAEDAVQEALLAAARQWPEQGVPDNPRGWLIRVASRRLVDRLRSDEARRVREETAAALTPRDAFTTPPPDEIAPGAGRAPSDDDTLTLLFLCCHPELAPAAQIALTLRAVGGLTTAEIARAHLVPEATMAQRISRAKRRIRGAAFVQPGPADRDGRLAAVLQVLYLIFNEGYTATSGRALHRAELAREAIRLTRSVRRLLPRDGAVAGLLALMLLTDARSATRTGPDGELVPLDEQDRSRWDRAAVTEGTALVEEALREGPAGPYQVQAAIAALHDEAPRAEDTDWPQILALYDVLVRIAPEPMAELGRAVAVAMVHGPRAGLAEADALRDRLAGNHRLDAVRGHLLERAGDPAGARAAYLAAAAATLSLPESRYLHGRADRLCG from the coding sequence GTGAGACGTACGAGCGAGGTCGAGGACCTGCTGCGGCTGCACGCCCCGCAGGTCCTCGGCGCGCTGGTGCGCCGGTACGGGCACTTCGACCCGGCCGAGGACGCGGTGCAGGAGGCCCTCCTCGCCGCCGCCCGGCAGTGGCCGGAGCAGGGGGTGCCGGACAATCCGCGCGGCTGGCTGATCCGGGTGGCCTCCCGGCGGCTGGTGGACCGGCTGCGCAGCGACGAGGCCCGGCGGGTGCGCGAGGAGACGGCGGCCGCGCTCACGCCCCGGGACGCGTTCACCACGCCGCCGCCCGACGAGATCGCGCCGGGCGCCGGCCGGGCTCCGTCCGACGACGACACCCTCACCCTGCTCTTCCTGTGCTGCCATCCGGAGCTGGCCCCGGCCGCGCAGATCGCGCTCACACTGCGGGCGGTCGGCGGGCTCACCACCGCCGAGATCGCCCGTGCGCATCTGGTGCCGGAGGCGACGATGGCCCAGCGGATCAGCCGGGCGAAGCGGAGGATCCGGGGCGCGGCCTTCGTCCAGCCGGGTCCGGCCGACCGCGACGGGCGGCTCGCGGCCGTGCTCCAGGTGCTGTACCTGATCTTCAACGAGGGCTACACGGCGACCTCCGGCCGGGCTCTGCACCGCGCCGAACTGGCCCGGGAGGCGATCCGGCTGACCCGCTCCGTGCGCCGGCTGCTCCCCCGGGACGGCGCGGTGGCCGGGCTCCTCGCGCTGATGCTGCTGACCGACGCCCGCAGCGCCACGCGCACCGGGCCGGACGGTGAGCTGGTCCCGCTCGACGAACAGGACCGCAGCCGCTGGGACCGGGCGGCCGTCACCGAGGGCACCGCACTCGTCGAGGAGGCACTGCGCGAGGGCCCGGCCGGCCCCTACCAGGTGCAGGCGGCCATCGCGGCGCTGCACGACGAGGCACCCCGCGCCGAGGACACCGACTGGCCGCAGATCCTCGCGCTGTACGACGTCCTCGTACGCATCGCCCCCGAGCCGATGGCCGAACTGGGCCGGGCCGTCGCCGTAGCGATGGTGCACGGGCCGCGAGCCGGACTGGCAGAGGCCGACGCGCTCCGGGACCGGCTCGCGGGCAACCACCGGCTGGACGCCGTCCGCGGCCACCTGCTGGAACGGGCCGGTGACCCGGCGGGCGCCCGCGCCGCCTATCTCGCGGCGGCGGCCGCCACCCTGAGCCTTCCCGAGTCCCGTTACCTGCACGGACGCGCGGACCGGCTCTGCGGGTGA
- a CDS encoding RICIN domain-containing protein, translating to MNEGPENKGPENEGPKNQDPGNEDPENQDPEGKDSGEETAERTNAGEATGTAEGGAAAIGAPEAPSTAPDATGSAATGQAEPSASSVPASPESSTSTSTSAAATASTSSPSSPDPTTGPTAVRTVGAGPDEAVAAGAAGSGGAGANAHADGEPPSSRPKKPMLAAAAIVGAILIAVPFLVAGQDDREPEQTRTQNAAGTLLGSERSIVPDTYTSESPSPSVKPSKKVKEKEKQAPPPAPQQTLTPSPSASEKAKVKPKKKPKPKVKELTGAEKLRRWANGRSGVQNTVIRNASTSQCVDIANYGKGKPTAPVNQYPCNATTADNQLWSLDIVHKSGGPQNAPVFLIRNTKDGLCLDVGYYDARPAGSKVSEFNCRATGDNQLWWLDPRGDGTNWIRNVVSNDLCLRPTGGASAGNDARLVIAQCGAGDHWIV from the coding sequence GTGAACGAGGGCCCCGAGAACAAGGGTCCCGAGAACGAGGGCCCAAAGAACCAGGACCCGGGGAACGAGGATCCTGAGAACCAGGACCCGGAAGGCAAGGACTCCGGGGAGGAGACCGCCGAGCGTACGAACGCCGGCGAGGCCACCGGCACCGCGGAAGGCGGCGCCGCCGCCATCGGCGCTCCGGAGGCCCCGTCCACCGCCCCGGACGCAACCGGGTCGGCTGCCACGGGCCAGGCTGAACCGTCCGCCTCCTCCGTCCCCGCTTCTCCCGAATCCTCCACCTCCACCTCCACCTCCGCCGCTGCCACCGCGTCCACGTCATCTCCGTCCTCCCCGGACCCGACTACCGGTCCGACGGCCGTCAGGACCGTCGGCGCGGGACCGGACGAGGCCGTGGCCGCGGGAGCGGCGGGCAGCGGTGGCGCGGGCGCGAACGCGCACGCGGACGGCGAACCGCCCAGCAGCCGGCCCAAGAAGCCGATGCTGGCGGCGGCGGCGATCGTCGGAGCGATACTGATCGCGGTCCCGTTCCTCGTGGCCGGGCAGGACGACCGTGAGCCCGAGCAGACCCGGACGCAGAACGCGGCCGGCACGCTGCTGGGCAGCGAGCGCTCCATCGTTCCGGACACGTACACGAGCGAGTCGCCGTCTCCCTCCGTCAAGCCGAGCAAGAAGGTGAAGGAGAAGGAGAAGCAGGCCCCGCCGCCGGCCCCGCAGCAGACACTCACGCCTTCCCCGAGCGCGTCCGAGAAGGCCAAGGTCAAGCCCAAGAAGAAGCCCAAGCCCAAGGTCAAGGAGCTGACCGGGGCGGAGAAGCTCCGCCGGTGGGCCAACGGCCGTTCCGGTGTGCAGAACACGGTGATCAGGAACGCGTCGACGTCCCAGTGCGTGGACATCGCGAACTACGGCAAGGGCAAGCCGACCGCTCCGGTCAACCAGTACCCGTGCAACGCCACGACCGCCGACAACCAGCTGTGGAGCCTGGACATCGTGCACAAGAGCGGCGGGCCCCAGAACGCCCCCGTCTTCCTGATCCGCAACACCAAGGACGGGCTCTGCCTGGACGTCGGCTACTACGACGCCAGGCCGGCGGGTTCGAAGGTCAGCGAATTCAACTGCCGTGCGACCGGTGACAACCAGCTCTGGTGGCTCGACCCCCGCGGGGACGGGACGAACTGGATCCGTAACGTCGTCAGCAACGACCTGTGCCTGCGCCCGACCGGCGGCGCCTCCGCAGGCAACGACGCCCGGCTCGTAATCGCCCAGTGCGGTGCCGGCGACCACTGGATCGTCTGA